The proteins below are encoded in one region of Drosophila santomea strain STO CAGO 1482 chromosome 2R, Prin_Dsan_1.1, whole genome shotgun sequence:
- the LOC120446525 gene encoding uncharacterized protein LOC120446525, which produces MKAQTMAKVLSAVVLVVVLVGHVAGNTAISCHTCEGANCQRVQLNKTQTCVDSLDYCVTIYDEAKVLFKGCSLEIPKDLRSKCDENGSCHKCNTKQCNNVGSAKYACIQCDSSKDSNCASNAAALSAARCSAPTAPNSYCYVKSSGGSIVRGCSTTETDQQSCLNDANCLLCSPGDIRNCNAANIAESSSAGNRFIRFLR; this is translated from the exons ATGAAGGCCCAAACAATGGCGAAGGTGTTGAGTGctgtggtgctggtggtggtgctggtgggtCATGTGGCCGGTAACACGGCAATCAGTTGCCACACTTGTGAAGGAGCTAATTGCCAAAGGGTTCAGCTGAATAAAACGCAGACATGTGTGGATTCCCTGGACTATTGTGTGACTATCTATGATGAAG CCAAGGTTTTGTTCAAGGGTTGCTCCCTGGAAATTCCGAAAGACTTGCGTTCCAAATGCGATGAGAATGGTTCATGCCACAAGTGCAACACGAAGCAATGCAACAATGTGGGCTCTGCCAAGTATGCCTGCATTCAGTGCGATTCCAGCAAG GACTCCAACTGCGCTTCGAATGCCGCCGCTTTGTCAGCAGCCCGCTGTAGTGCCCCCACTGCTCCCAACTCGTACTGCTATGTGAAATCCTCGGGAGGATCCATTGTGCGTGGATGCTCCACCACTGAAACCGATCAGCAGAGCTGTCTGAATGATGCCAACTGCCTGTTGTGCTCACCTGGCGACATTAGGAACTGCAATGCTGCCAACATCGCCGAGAGCTCAAGTGCTGGAAATCGCTTCATCCGGTTCCTGAGATAA